A genomic window from Sanguibacter antarcticus includes:
- a CDS encoding GspE/PulE family protein: protein MKQLGEHLLEEGLVSEEQLMSALDEQVTRGTSLSRVLVELGILTESQLVSALAGQVGMQFVDLDTYPVDRTAVSRLAGGVCRRYTVLPIAFENGAIVLAMADPGNVLAMDDVRSMTGMQVVPVVATHEDLSRAIDRFVRADGEMDDLTNAFEEEQDTLDAFDMSKVGDSVDDDAPIVRYVNLIVSQAITDRASDIHIEPGEHDLRVRYRIDGVLHEMQRSPKNITGGVISRVKILSDIDIAERRKPQDGRMSINHNGRKIDLRVATLPTVWGEKIVMRILDNSTASLDLRDLSFGDENYEVYAEAFNKPYGMILVTGPTGSGKSTTLYATLNAVSKPEINVITVEDPVEYRLPGINQVQVNPKAGLTFAGALRSILRSDPDVVLLGEIRDHETAQIAIEAALTGHLVLSTLHTNDAPSAVTRLVEMGIEPFLVGSAIDCIVAQRLARRLCGKCKERYEPSDDELVASRFPWLPGEEKPVLHRPVGCVTCSKTGYKGRLALHEVMRVTEEIERHAVTGSSSAEILKTAVSQGMITLRDDGWMKVIQGQTSIEEIARVVA from the coding sequence ATGAAGCAGCTCGGAGAACACCTTCTCGAAGAGGGTCTGGTCAGCGAAGAGCAGCTCATGTCCGCGCTCGACGAGCAGGTCACCCGTGGCACGAGCCTCAGCCGTGTTCTCGTCGAGCTCGGCATCCTCACCGAGAGCCAGCTCGTCTCGGCGCTGGCGGGCCAGGTCGGGATGCAGTTCGTCGACCTCGATACGTACCCGGTGGACCGGACGGCAGTGAGCCGTCTGGCCGGCGGAGTGTGCCGACGGTACACGGTCCTCCCGATCGCCTTCGAGAACGGCGCGATCGTTCTCGCGATGGCCGACCCTGGCAACGTTCTCGCGATGGACGACGTGCGATCCATGACCGGGATGCAGGTCGTTCCTGTCGTCGCGACGCATGAGGACCTCTCCCGCGCGATCGACCGCTTCGTCCGCGCAGACGGTGAGATGGACGACCTCACCAACGCGTTCGAAGAAGAGCAAGACACCCTCGACGCCTTCGACATGTCGAAGGTCGGCGACTCCGTCGACGACGACGCGCCGATCGTCCGGTACGTCAACCTCATCGTGTCGCAGGCGATCACCGACCGGGCCTCGGACATCCACATCGAGCCGGGGGAGCACGACCTGCGCGTGCGGTACCGCATCGACGGCGTGCTCCACGAGATGCAACGGTCGCCGAAGAACATCACGGGTGGGGTCATCTCTCGTGTGAAGATCCTCTCAGACATCGACATCGCTGAGCGCCGCAAGCCTCAGGACGGTCGCATGTCGATCAACCACAACGGCCGCAAGATCGACCTCCGCGTCGCGACGCTGCCGACCGTGTGGGGCGAGAAGATTGTCATGCGAATCCTCGACAACTCCACCGCGAGCCTTGATCTTCGCGACCTGTCGTTCGGTGACGAGAACTACGAGGTGTACGCGGAGGCCTTCAACAAGCCGTACGGGATGATCCTCGTGACCGGTCCGACAGGATCGGGAAAGTCGACGACCTTGTACGCGACGCTCAATGCGGTGTCGAAGCCTGAGATCAACGTCATCACGGTCGAGGACCCGGTCGAGTACCGGCTTCCTGGGATCAACCAGGTGCAGGTCAACCCGAAGGCCGGCCTGACGTTCGCCGGCGCGCTCCGATCCATCCTGCGGTCTGACCCTGACGTCGTTCTTCTCGGTGAGATCCGTGACCACGAGACGGCGCAGATCGCGATCGAGGCCGCGCTCACGGGTCACCTCGTCTTGTCGACCCTGCACACCAACGACGCGCCGTCTGCCGTGACACGTCTCGTCGAGATGGGGATCGAGCCGTTCCTCGTCGGTTCGGCGATCGACTGCATCGTCGCGCAACGGCTTGCTCGACGGCTGTGCGGCAAGTGCAAGGAGCGCTACGAGCCGTCTGACGACGAGCTCGTCGCGTCCCGGTTCCCGTGGCTGCCGGGGGAGGAGAAGCCTGTGCTGCACCGCCCCGTCGGGTGCGTGACGTGCTCGAAGACCGGCTACAAGGGCCGTCTCGCGCTCCATGAGGTCATGCGCGTGACCGAGGAGATCGAGCGTCACGCGGTGACGGGATCGTCCTCGGCAGAGATCCTCAAGACGGCGGTCTCGCAGGGCATGATCACGCTCCGCGACGACGGCTGGATGAAGGTCATCCAAGGGCAGACCTCGATCGAGGAGATCGCCCGCGTCGTTGCTTAA
- a CDS encoding type IV pilus twitching motility protein PilT, whose protein sequence is MNELTAPTGDPTVPGSMNGPNDPPRYASPDGVPTRRSLAANAPQVYRPYTQEAPHDVAPPPPPQPLAAPQPPQSQPTSRSVQQGSAPTQAHGAPAGQRQQGPAAAAPPGPPQAGAPQRASRPPAASSPRIGMSRQVQDDDVNLEKVLRAMVEAGGSDLHLTVGAPPMIRRNGSLVPLDDEPMVLQEGLQRTLFSIMTQKQREKFELDLELDFAHAVRGLSRFRVNMYQQRESMGAVFRVIPYDIKPLEDLGVPAVVSNFAGLPRGLVLVTGPTGSGKSTTLASIVDLANRTRSDHIMTVEDPIEFLHRHKKCIVNQREVGTDTHSFAAALKHVLRQDPDIILVGELRDLETMSVALTAAETGHLVFATLHTQDAAQTIDRIIDVFPPEQQGQVRTQLASALQGVVCQTLCKRTGRPGRVVATEVMIATPAIRNLVREGKTHQIYSAMQAGQQLGMHTLDQHLADLVRTNQISYETGLEKCHHVEDYNKLTGRQARMNQGGATLQQAATNIGGF, encoded by the coding sequence GTGAATGAGCTCACTGCGCCGACGGGGGACCCGACGGTGCCCGGGTCGATGAACGGACCGAACGACCCTCCGCGGTATGCGAGTCCCGACGGTGTCCCGACACGACGGTCTCTCGCGGCGAACGCCCCGCAGGTCTACCGGCCCTACACGCAGGAAGCGCCGCACGACGTAGCGCCGCCGCCCCCGCCCCAACCTCTCGCGGCTCCGCAGCCCCCGCAGAGCCAGCCCACGAGCAGGTCGGTCCAGCAGGGCTCAGCGCCGACGCAGGCGCACGGCGCGCCCGCGGGGCAGCGCCAGCAGGGCCCCGCTGCGGCTGCGCCTCCGGGCCCGCCTCAGGCTGGAGCGCCCCAGCGTGCATCCCGGCCCCCCGCCGCGTCCTCGCCGCGCATCGGCATGAGCCGGCAGGTGCAGGACGACGACGTGAACCTGGAAAAGGTGCTGCGCGCGATGGTCGAGGCCGGAGGGTCTGACCTCCACCTCACGGTGGGCGCGCCGCCGATGATTCGTCGCAACGGGTCCCTCGTCCCGCTCGACGACGAGCCGATGGTCCTTCAGGAGGGCCTCCAGCGCACGCTCTTCAGCATCATGACGCAGAAGCAGCGGGAGAAGTTCGAGCTCGATCTCGAGCTCGACTTCGCGCACGCGGTGCGCGGCCTCTCACGGTTCCGCGTCAACATGTACCAGCAGCGCGAGTCGATGGGCGCGGTCTTCCGTGTGATCCCGTACGACATCAAGCCGCTCGAAGACCTCGGTGTCCCGGCTGTCGTCTCGAACTTCGCAGGTCTGCCGCGCGGGCTCGTCCTCGTGACCGGTCCGACCGGTTCTGGCAAGTCCACGACCCTCGCCTCGATCGTCGACCTCGCGAACCGGACGAGGTCTGACCACATCATGACGGTCGAGGACCCCATCGAGTTCTTGCACCGGCACAAGAAGTGCATCGTCAACCAGCGTGAGGTCGGGACGGACACCCACTCGTTTGCCGCCGCGCTCAAGCACGTCCTGCGCCAGGACCCCGACATCATCCTCGTCGGCGAGCTGCGCGACCTCGAGACGATGTCCGTCGCGCTCACGGCGGCCGAGACCGGTCACCTCGTCTTCGCGACGCTCCACACCCAGGACGCGGCGCAGACGATCGACCGCATCATCGACGTCTTCCCCCCGGAGCAGCAGGGGCAGGTGCGCACGCAGCTGGCGAGCGCGCTCCAGGGCGTGGTGTGCCAGACGCTGTGCAAGCGCACTGGACGGCCGGGACGTGTCGTGGCGACGGAGGTCATGATCGCGACCCCAGCGATCCGCAACCTCGTCCGCGAGGGCAAGACCCACCAGATTTACTCGGCGATGCAGGCGGGCCAGCAGCTCGGGATGCACACGCTCGACCAGCACCTGGCCGACCTCGTGCGTACCAACCAGATCTCGTACGAGACCGGCCTCGAGAAGTGCCACCACGTCGAGGACTACAACAAGCTCACCGGCCGCCAGGCACGGATGAACCAAGGCGGCGCGACGCTCCAGCAGGCCGCCACGAACATCGGAGGCTTCTGA
- a CDS encoding type II secretion system F family protein, translated as MAGQRTYEYTLRDAKGKLVKGRIEANNEGAVAARLKTMGVAPMSISEVQNTGLQREIKIPGLGARGISMKDLAIMARQLATMIGAGLSLLRSLTILSEQTENAELAKILSLVRGDIETGLSFSDALGRHKATFPPIMLNMVRAGEVGGFLDQVLVSVAENFEGEVRLRGKIKSAMTYPVVVFCIAIVAVIGMLLFIVPVFEKMFSDLGGALPAPTQFLVFLSGSMKFVLPPTIVGLIVFAAWWGKHKNDDNVRAKVDPVKLKVPVFGGLFRKVAVARFTRNFGTMLHAGVPILQALDIVGETSGNVVIADAIKDVQVSVRKGLALTEPLARHAVFPPMVVQMMAVGEDTGALDTMLEKIAEFYDQEVEATTEQLTSLIEPLMILVLGILIGGMIVALYMPIFSIFELIG; from the coding sequence ATGGCAGGACAGCGCACCTACGAGTACACGCTGCGCGACGCCAAGGGCAAGCTTGTCAAGGGCCGGATCGAAGCGAACAACGAGGGGGCGGTCGCGGCTCGCCTCAAGACGATGGGCGTCGCGCCGATGTCTATCAGCGAGGTGCAGAACACCGGCCTCCAGCGCGAGATCAAAATCCCGGGCCTGGGCGCCAGGGGCATCTCGATGAAGGACCTCGCGATCATGGCGCGCCAGCTGGCGACGATGATCGGCGCGGGCCTGAGCCTTCTCCGCTCCCTGACGATCCTCTCCGAGCAGACGGAGAACGCCGAGCTCGCGAAGATCCTCAGTCTCGTGCGCGGTGACATCGAGACCGGCCTGTCCTTCTCGGACGCGCTCGGCCGGCACAAGGCGACGTTCCCGCCCATCATGCTCAACATGGTGCGCGCCGGGGAGGTCGGGGGGTTCCTCGACCAGGTGCTCGTCTCGGTCGCCGAGAACTTCGAGGGCGAGGTGCGGTTGCGCGGGAAGATCAAGTCGGCGATGACCTACCCCGTGGTCGTGTTCTGCATCGCGATCGTCGCCGTCATCGGCATGCTGCTGTTTATCGTTCCGGTGTTCGAGAAGATGTTCAGCGACCTCGGTGGCGCGCTGCCTGCGCCGACGCAGTTCCTCGTGTTTCTTTCTGGTTCGATGAAGTTTGTCCTGCCACCCACGATTGTCGGGCTCATCGTCTTTGCGGCCTGGTGGGGAAAGCACAAGAACGACGACAACGTCCGTGCCAAGGTCGACCCGGTCAAGCTCAAGGTCCCGGTCTTCGGGGGGCTCTTCCGCAAGGTCGCGGTCGCGCGGTTCACGCGCAACTTCGGGACCATGCTCCACGCGGGCGTCCCGATCCTCCAGGCACTCGACATCGTGGGGGAGACGAGCGGGAACGTCGTCATCGCCGACGCGATCAAGGACGTTCAGGTGTCGGTCCGCAAAGGGCTGGCTCTCACGGAACCGTTGGCGAGGCACGCAGTCTTCCCACCGATGGTGGTGCAGATGATGGCGGTCGGCGAGGACACGGGCGCGCTCGACACGATGCTCGAGAAGATCGCCGAGTTCTACGACCAAGAGGTCGAAGCGACGACCGAGCAGCTGACGAGCCTCATCGAGCCACTGATGATCCTTGTGCTCGGCATTCTTATCGGCGGGATGATCGTCGCTCTCTACATGCCGATCTTCTCGATCTTCGAGCTCATCGGCTGA
- a CDS encoding prepilin-type N-terminal cleavage/methylation domain-containing protein, protein MLARVSKAMNDKDRDKGFTLIELLVVIIIIGILAAIAIPAFLSQREKAWASAVTSDLKNATIAAESFATENNGSYAGLGTGTNMADNGFRATEDVTVTVATATAAGYTLTGSHINIPGDEWTYDSNTGIIDEP, encoded by the coding sequence ATGCTCGCACGCGTCAGCAAGGCCATGAACGACAAAGACCGCGACAAGGGCTTCACGCTCATCGAGCTCCTCGTCGTCATCATCATCATCGGCATCCTCGCCGCGATCGCCATCCCGGCGTTCCTCAGCCAGCGCGAGAAGGCTTGGGCATCGGCTGTCACGTCCGACCTCAAGAACGCGACCATCGCGGCTGAGTCGTTCGCGACGGAGAACAACGGAAGCTATGCAGGTCTTGGAACCGGCACAAACATGGCGGACAACGGATTCCGTGCGACCGAAGACGTCACAGTGACTGTCGCGACCGCCACTGCCGCTGGTTACACCCTCACCGGCTCGCACATCAACATTCCGGGTGACGAGTGGACCTATGACTCGAACACCGGCATCATCGATGAACCGTGA
- a CDS encoding type IV pilus modification PilV family protein, whose product MKAIRRRLMVAQQGDSGMSIVEVLVAMMIFAVMSTGIIYAMLATLSVTRDARARQVALNLASQEIDLARDAEDLFALYDETRSVTLNGDEYTVERATQWVSDPGLDLQCGSSAGGSGGGTLRYKRVNVTVTWANMRSSTEPVRSDTVISPADHINDPTLGTILVSVLSGDGTGRSGVTVSASPGSPSNGASVLGVTPASTDAQGCTYILSVVPGNYNVTVTRSGYVDENQNSSSTKVIGVAAGTAASAGFQYDEAATFVAKYAANYVPAAGETVRLPSMQTSFVSSYGTYVPSTTSSASSKSFSLFPFQSGYTALAGKYVAPSELNAGCVSVDPAAWPDGVDADGITAITGSTNTSVAASGGSSVDAPVTMGVVRVAGGGSGGYLKAVSAAAVGDDPGCAVPMTYTFGNVLGSGATIALPPGSWTLYQGTSSSTQNTIIPSSRLTPLTRGIATAPAVVTLDPRVVAP is encoded by the coding sequence GTGAAGGCGATCCGCCGACGACTGATGGTTGCCCAGCAGGGCGACTCAGGCATGTCGATCGTCGAGGTCCTCGTGGCGATGATGATCTTTGCTGTCATGTCCACGGGCATCATCTACGCCATGCTCGCGACCCTGAGCGTCACGCGCGACGCGCGTGCCCGCCAGGTCGCCCTCAACCTCGCCTCGCAGGAGATCGACCTCGCGCGTGACGCCGAGGACCTCTTCGCCCTCTATGACGAGACCCGTAGCGTGACGCTCAACGGCGACGAATACACCGTGGAGCGAGCGACCCAGTGGGTCTCCGACCCTGGGCTCGACCTCCAGTGCGGTTCGAGCGCCGGCGGCTCCGGCGGTGGAACCCTGCGCTACAAGCGCGTCAACGTCACCGTGACGTGGGCGAACATGCGCTCGAGCACCGAACCGGTCCGGTCAGACACGGTCATCAGCCCAGCCGACCACATCAACGACCCGACCCTCGGGACGATCCTCGTCTCGGTCCTCAGCGGCGACGGCACCGGACGCTCCGGCGTCACGGTCTCAGCGTCTCCTGGGAGCCCGTCCAACGGCGCCTCGGTCCTGGGCGTGACACCTGCGAGCACCGACGCCCAAGGGTGCACCTACATCCTCAGCGTCGTCCCGGGGAACTACAACGTCACAGTGACCCGCAGCGGCTACGTCGACGAGAACCAGAACTCGTCCTCCACCAAGGTCATCGGTGTCGCTGCCGGGACAGCCGCGTCCGCCGGCTTCCAGTACGACGAGGCGGCGACCTTCGTCGCCAAGTACGCCGCGAACTACGTTCCCGCGGCGGGCGAGACCGTTCGTCTGCCGAGCATGCAGACGAGCTTCGTCAGCTCGTACGGCACGTACGTCCCGTCGACGACCTCTTCGGCGTCGAGCAAGAGCTTCTCCCTCTTCCCCTTCCAGTCCGGGTACACCGCGCTGGCAGGCAAGTACGTCGCCCCGAGCGAGCTGAACGCCGGATGTGTCTCGGTCGACCCAGCCGCATGGCCGGACGGCGTCGACGCCGATGGCATCACGGCGATCACCGGCAGCACGAACACGTCCGTCGCCGCGTCGGGTGGCTCCTCCGTCGACGCCCCCGTGACGATGGGCGTCGTCCGGGTTGCGGGAGGCGGCAGCGGTGGCTACCTCAAGGCAGTGTCCGCAGCAGCCGTGGGCGACGACCCCGGCTGTGCGGTCCCGATGACCTATACGTTCGGGAACGTGCTCGGCAGCGGTGCGACCATCGCGCTGCCACCCGGCTCGTGGACTCTCTACCAGGGCACGAGCTCGTCCACGCAGAACACGATCATCCCGAGCTCTAGGCTCACCCCTCTGACCCGAGGGATCGCGACGGCACCCGCCGTCGTCACGCTCGACCCGAGGGTGGTCGCACCATGA
- a CDS encoding PilW family protein, producing MISAISRALRPRRRDDAGLGLPELLVTMALMSIVSLIVVTLFVSVSRAFNNDTTANDNTNSAAIGMNEISRVLRAGTEIRRSGEATNTPVFLVATHSSVTVHAYLDTESDDPQPVKINFTLNASNELVETRYAAVASSDPYWTFSTTAQSTRVIARNVSTSVATATATATPLFTYIDVNGDPMTPTGSAFTATERSSIAAVGVSIEVQANPDGLAKAVRIENTVGIPNLSFSRLGL from the coding sequence ATGATCAGCGCGATCAGCAGGGCACTGCGACCCCGGCGACGCGACGACGCAGGTCTCGGACTTCCCGAGCTCCTCGTGACGATGGCGCTCATGTCGATCGTCAGCCTCATCGTCGTCACGCTGTTCGTCTCCGTCTCCCGGGCGTTCAACAACGACACGACGGCGAACGACAACACCAACAGCGCTGCGATCGGCATGAACGAGATCTCCCGGGTCCTGCGCGCAGGCACCGAGATCCGCCGGTCCGGCGAAGCCACCAACACCCCGGTCTTTCTCGTCGCGACACACTCGTCGGTCACCGTGCACGCGTACCTCGACACCGAGTCCGACGATCCTCAGCCGGTGAAGATCAACTTCACGCTCAACGCCTCGAACGAGCTCGTCGAGACGCGCTACGCGGCAGTCGCGTCGAGCGATCCCTACTGGACGTTCTCCACGACCGCACAGAGCACCAGGGTCATCGCTCGCAACGTGTCGACGTCCGTGGCGACGGCGACAGCGACAGCGACACCGCTGTTCACGTACATCGACGTCAACGGCGACCCCATGACGCCGACCGGTAGCGCATTCACGGCGACCGAGCGGAGCTCGATCGCCGCGGTGGGCGTGAGCATCGAGGTTCAGGCGAACCCCGACGGCCTGGCCAAGGCCGTGCGGATCGAGAACACCGTCGGCATCCCGAACCTCTCCTTCTCACGATTGGGCCTCTGA
- a CDS encoding pilus assembly PilX family protein encodes MLEKLKGRRGDDESGMALIMVIGICSVLTILVVAAISVAITSMNKARTDQDWSSAMAAAYAGIEEYQSRLANDTTYFQYGNSSATFSSASSVTLPTGASANPAFGLGTSGTWATVAGSSGAAEFRYEVDNSKYSSGGTLRLRSTGRAGGETRTIVADLKQQGFIDFLYFSDYEIQDPVNSGKSVSTCVKYAWAGRPDTGTSNACSEIAFGSYDLISGPAHSNDTLRICEATFDGAVTTANPSTGLRYAKVNSLGQSCSNPTFTVPGSPAYSPVIGMPATNSQLVKEVRSDIPAEVPRPGCLYTGPTEITFLSNGKMTVKSPWTKATNVAGDPATSGTTPSACGVVGTGSGQLGSSGGATITVPEYNVIYVQNVPSTTGNPNSWPTSGSGSSPSSSSCKGADGSTTGNGIGYPIKNEEAPSTSSYSCRNGDVFVSGTLKGQVTVASENYVYITGDVKYSNSESDLLGLVGNNAVWVWNPVKSSGSSLATGGSNRRIDAAILSVGHTFQVQNYASGGNRGTLTVNGAIAQKYRGIVRSGTNGYAKNYQYDERFRYTAPPKFLSPVTTTYGVSVWIEVSPAFDSAGNYQ; translated from the coding sequence ATGCTAGAAAAGCTCAAGGGACGCCGGGGTGACGACGAGTCGGGCATGGCTCTCATCATGGTCATCGGCATCTGCTCGGTCCTGACGATCTTGGTCGTCGCCGCCATCTCGGTGGCGATCACGTCGATGAACAAGGCACGCACCGACCAGGACTGGAGCTCAGCGATGGCAGCGGCCTATGCCGGCATCGAGGAGTACCAGAGCCGTCTCGCGAACGACACGACCTATTTCCAGTACGGGAACAGCTCGGCAACGTTCTCTAGCGCGAGCAGCGTCACCCTCCCGACCGGAGCCTCGGCCAACCCTGCGTTCGGCCTGGGCACGTCCGGAACCTGGGCGACGGTCGCAGGGAGCTCAGGAGCGGCAGAGTTCCGCTACGAGGTCGACAACTCCAAGTACTCCTCCGGCGGCACCCTGCGGCTGCGTTCGACCGGCCGAGCCGGCGGCGAGACGCGGACGATCGTCGCGGACCTCAAGCAGCAGGGCTTCATTGACTTCCTCTATTTCTCTGACTACGAGATCCAGGACCCGGTCAACAGCGGCAAGAGCGTCTCGACGTGCGTGAAGTACGCCTGGGCGGGACGCCCAGACACGGGAACCAGTAACGCGTGCAGCGAGATCGCGTTCGGCTCCTACGACCTCATCTCAGGCCCAGCGCACTCCAACGACACGCTGCGCATCTGTGAGGCCACGTTCGACGGTGCAGTCACCACGGCCAACCCGTCGACGGGCTTGCGCTATGCGAAGGTCAACTCGCTCGGTCAGAGCTGCAGCAACCCGACGTTCACTGTCCCCGGCAGCCCGGCGTACAGCCCCGTGATCGGCATGCCGGCGACGAACTCGCAGCTCGTCAAAGAGGTGCGATCAGATATCCCCGCAGAGGTTCCACGTCCTGGGTGCCTCTACACCGGGCCCACCGAGATCACGTTCCTGAGCAACGGCAAGATGACTGTCAAGTCACCGTGGACCAAGGCGACCAACGTCGCCGGGGACCCGGCCACGTCTGGGACGACACCCTCGGCCTGCGGAGTTGTCGGTACAGGGAGCGGCCAGCTCGGCAGCAGCGGCGGAGCGACCATCACCGTCCCGGAGTACAACGTCATCTACGTGCAGAACGTCCCGAGCACGACCGGAAACCCCAACAGCTGGCCCACCTCGGGCAGCGGCTCTTCACCGAGCTCGTCGAGCTGCAAGGGCGCGGACGGCTCGACCACCGGCAACGGCATCGGATACCCGATCAAGAATGAGGAAGCACCCTCGACGTCGTCCTACAGCTGCCGCAACGGTGACGTCTTCGTCAGCGGAACTCTCAAAGGACAGGTCACCGTCGCGTCTGAGAACTACGTCTACATCACGGGCGACGTCAAGTACTCGAACTCCGAGAGCGACCTTCTCGGCCTCGTCGGCAACAACGCCGTGTGGGTCTGGAACCCGGTCAAGTCGTCCGGAAGCTCTCTCGCGACCGGTGGCAGCAACCGTCGAATCGACGCAGCCATCCTCTCTGTTGGTCACACCTTCCAGGTGCAGAACTACGCCTCAGGCGGGAACCGTGGCACGCTCACGGTCAACGGCGCGATCGCTCAGAAGTACCGAGGTATCGTCCGGAGCGGAACCAACGGCTACGCCAAGAACTACCAGTACGACGAGCGCTTCAGATACACCGCGCCGCCCAAGTTCCTCTCACCGGTGACGACCACGTACGGGGTGAGCGTCTGGATCGAGGTCTCACCCGCGTTCGACAGCGCCGGGAACTACCAGTAG
- a CDS encoding prepilin peptidase, whose protein sequence is MTTLLATFAALLGLAVGSFLNVVIWRVPRGESIVRPPSACPGCAREIRSRDNIPVLSWLILRARCRDCHEPISAQYPLVEALTGVLFVLVFVRFGLTWELPAYLYAASIAVALSVIDIKVHRLPNAIVLPSYGVVSILLLVAAVGTGDWDALLRAGIAGAGLYVLYFIMCVAYPAGMGFGDVKLAALVGAYLGWVGWGALAVGAFSAFLLGGVFSVLLMALGRAGRKSGIPFGPWMILGAVCGIWVGEPIWSAYLGTFM, encoded by the coding sequence GTGACGACACTGCTCGCGACCTTCGCCGCTCTGCTCGGCCTGGCCGTCGGATCCTTCCTCAACGTCGTGATCTGGCGGGTCCCGCGGGGCGAGTCGATTGTCCGACCCCCGAGCGCCTGTCCAGGGTGCGCGCGCGAGATCCGCTCGAGAGACAACATCCCCGTGCTCTCGTGGCTGATCCTGCGCGCCCGGTGCCGTGACTGCCACGAACCTATCTCGGCGCAGTACCCGCTCGTCGAGGCGCTCACCGGCGTGCTCTTCGTCCTCGTCTTCGTGCGCTTCGGTCTCACGTGGGAGCTGCCCGCATACCTCTACGCGGCGTCTATCGCCGTGGCGCTCTCGGTCATCGACATCAAGGTGCACAGGCTCCCCAACGCGATCGTCCTCCCGTCCTACGGCGTCGTCAGCATCCTGCTCCTGGTCGCCGCGGTCGGGACAGGTGACTGGGACGCGCTCCTGCGCGCAGGCATCGCAGGGGCGGGGCTCTACGTCCTGTACTTCATCATGTGCGTGGCCTACCCCGCCGGCATGGGGTTCGGCGACGTCAAGCTCGCCGCGCTCGTCGGGGCATACCTCGGCTGGGTCGGCTGGGGCGCGCTTGCCGTCGGTGCCTTTTCTGCCTTCCTCCTCGGGGGCGTGTTCTCCGTCCTGCTCATGGCTCTGGGGCGTGCAGGACGGAAGTCGGGCATCCCCTTCGGCCCCTGGATGATCCTTGGCGCAGTGTGCGGGATCTGGGTCGGAGAGCCGATCTGGTCTGCGTATCTGGGCACCTTCATGTGA
- the pilM gene encoding type IV pilus assembly protein PilM, protein MTKSRIIGLDIGSTHVRAAEIKFDHKNQNSQPELVRFGQVLLPEGALRDGEVVEMNVVATALRQLWRDHKFGTKDVVIGVGNQRVLIRDLDLPAMPLDQIRASLQYQVQDLLPVAVEDAVLDYLPTGLYDGQHGPVVGGLLVAATKDTVQANTAAVEAAGLRPVMVDVNAFALTRALARGQWAERTIAVVDLGARITDVVVIDGGAPRFVRTLPTGGADMTEAIARSMNISEPEAEQLKRQVGIGQPVPPEYSQAAEAIAEVGHVLIEAVRNTLSFYAMNNPGGGIEMVLLTGGGASLPGLGQYLSTAARVGVSLASPLSTMKVGALPGNKNNDSWQQTISLALGLAMGAAA, encoded by the coding sequence GTGACGAAGTCACGAATCATCGGGCTCGATATCGGCAGCACGCACGTGCGTGCAGCCGAGATCAAGTTCGACCACAAGAACCAGAACAGCCAGCCCGAGCTCGTGCGCTTCGGCCAGGTTCTGCTGCCCGAGGGGGCGCTGCGTGACGGCGAGGTCGTCGAGATGAACGTCGTCGCGACCGCGCTCCGCCAGCTGTGGCGCGATCACAAGTTCGGTACCAAGGACGTCGTGATCGGCGTCGGCAACCAGCGTGTGCTCATCCGCGACCTCGACCTTCCGGCGATGCCGCTCGACCAGATCCGCGCGTCGCTGCAGTACCAGGTGCAGGACCTCCTTCCGGTCGCGGTCGAGGACGCCGTCCTCGACTACCTGCCGACCGGGCTCTACGACGGTCAGCACGGCCCCGTCGTCGGCGGTCTGCTCGTCGCGGCGACGAAGGACACGGTTCAGGCGAACACCGCAGCAGTCGAGGCCGCAGGGCTTCGTCCGGTCATGGTCGACGTGAACGCCTTCGCGCTCACACGGGCGCTCGCTCGTGGACAGTGGGCGGAGCGGACGATCGCGGTCGTCGATCTCGGCGCCCGGATCACCGACGTCGTCGTCATCGACGGTGGCGCTCCTCGTTTTGTGCGCACGCTCCCCACAGGGGGTGCGGACATGACCGAGGCGATCGCCCGGAGCATGAACATCTCCGAACCCGAGGCCGAACAGCTCAAGCGACAGGTAGGCATCGGGCAGCCGGTCCCACCGGAGTACAGCCAGGCCGCCGAGGCGATCGCCGAGGTCGGGCACGTGCTCATCGAAGCCGTGCGGAACACGTTGTCCTTCTACGCGATGAACAACCCGGGTGGAGGCATCGAGATGGTCCTCCTCACCGGGGGAGGCGCGAGCCTCCCAGGCCTCGGCCAGTACCTGTCGACCGCCGCCCGCGTCGGAGTCTCGCTGGCGTCTCCGCTGTCGACGATGAAAGTCGGCGCGCTCCCCGGTAACAAGAACAACGACTCGTGGCAGCAGACCATCAGCCTCGCGCTCGGCCTCGCGATGGGAGCAGCAGCATGA